The segment AAAATTCCTGTGCGGGCGCCGGTGATTGTCTCCGTACGGATCGCAGGAAGAAATCTATTATTTTCGTGGTTTTCTCCTTCAGGTACAATAGGGTGGGAATTGCATACGGGAGGAGGGCGACTACGATGAAATCGCCGGAGGGTTTATCACCCTATCTCACATTGAACAGGGAACAGTGGAAAAAATTGCGTGCTTCTGTCTCCATGCCCCTGACTGAGACGGAACTGGAGGATCTCAGGGGGATCAATGAAAATCTCTCCCTGGAAGAAGCATCGGAAGTATACCTCCCTCTGTCCCGTCTCCTCAACCTGTTAGCCACCAGCAATCGCAAGATGTCTGAGGCTACGAGATTGTTTTTGGGAGACCTGAACCCCAAAATCCCCTTTATTGTCGGGATCTCCGGCAGTGTCGCCGTGGGTAAGAGCACCACTGCCCGGGTGTTGCAGGCACTGTTGCGTCGCTGGCCGGGCAACCCCCGGGTGGAGTTGGTGACGACGGACGGATTTCTCTACCCCAATCGGGTTTTGGAAGAAAGAGGATTGATGAAGCGGAAGGGCTTTCCCGAAAGCTATGACCTGGAGGGGCTGATCCGGTTTCTGGCCGATTTGAAATCAGGCAAAGAAGAGGTGAGCGTACCCCTTTACTCCCATCTCACCTACGATATTCTGCCGGAGAAAAAAAAGTGGGTCCGCCGTCCCGACATCGTGGTGGTGGAGGGACTGAACATTCTTCAGAATCCCTGTGTGGGGCCTGTGGCTCCTTCTGTTTTTGTATCCGATTTCATCGATTTTTCCATTTATGTGGATGCGGATGAGGAGGATATCGCCCGCTGGTATGTGGAACGTTTTCAGGTGCTCCGCCGAACCGCATTCCGCGATCCCAACTCCTATTTCCGCCGCTATGCCGACTTGACCGAAGAAGAGGCCGTCGTCACTGCCCGGAGGATCTGGGAGGAGATCAACCGGGTCAACCTGTTGCAAAACATCCTCCCCACCCGGGGGCGTGCCCGTCTGATCCTCACCAAAGGGCCGGATCATGTGGTTCGGCAAGTTCGGCTGCGGAAGATGTGATGAGGGACCCGATGACCCAAAGACCGTGCGACTGCAGGACGTGCGGTCTTTTTTGTTATTCATTGGCGCATATTTCCAGTCGGGAGGAGAAGACTAACAGGTACAAGAAGCATTGTGAAACAGCCGTCATACCCATAGGGCACAAGTCGTGCCTGGGGTCGCTTTGCTCCCCGGTCACGCTATGCACTCACCAGTACAAGTCTCGCCAGGGGGCTTTCGCCCCTGGTCACGCTATGCAGGGAGGGTTGGGTTTCACATGGAGTGATTTTGGATTGTAAGAACAGCGAAAACGACATGTGAAACCCAATCCCGACCGGCCAAGAATGCACTAAATCACAACGCTTCAAGAGCCCCGAAAAGGACTGGAGGGATGGGATTTATGCCTCGGATCGTGTCAGTCGGCACCGCCGTCCCGGAGCATATCCTTCCCCAGGAAGAAGCGAGGGAGTTTGTGCGCCGGCTTTTTGAGGATTCCTTCGACGACATCGACCGATACCTGCCGATCTTTGAGAATACCCGGATTCACACCCGACACCTGAGCCGCCCGCGAGTCTGGTTTGAACAGGATCGGGGATTTGCCGAACGAAACCGGATCTACATTGAGACGGCCTGTCACCTGGGGGAGGAAGCGGTGAGCCGTTGCCTGGATCAGGCAGGGATTTCACCCGCTGAGGTGGATCATCTGTTTTTTGTTTCCACCTCCGGCCTGGCCACTCCCAGTATCGATGCCCGTATGGTGAAGGGGTTGGGATTGAACCGGCATGTAAAACGAACCCCGATTTGGGGATTGGGGTGTGCCGGGGGGGCATCGGGGCTGGCCCGGGCCTGTGAATATGCCCGGGCTTATCCCGACAGCCGGGTGGTCTTGTTGGCGGTGGAACTGTGCAGCCTCACCTTCAGGCTGAATGACCGCTCCAAAAGCAATCTGGTGGCCACCTCCCTGTTCGCCGACGGAGCGGCCGCTGTGCTGGTGGCGGGAGATGCCGCCCGGATTCCCGGTGAGTGGGGGGAGCGGCCGGCGGTGTTGGATACGATGACCACGACCTGGCCGGATTCTTTGGATGTGATGGGTTGGGATGTGGCCGATGACGGGTTGAAGGTGGTTTTTTCCCGGGATATTCCCGGGATGGTCCGGAAAGAAGTATTGCCGGCGGTAAGGGAGTTCCTGGAGCGGACGGGGGTGGCTCCGGGTCAGGTCCATCGCTATATCGCCCACCCCGGCGGAGCCAAGGTGTTGAAGGCGTACCAGGAGGCTCTGGAATTGCCCGGTGAGGCGTTGGTTCATTCCCGTGAGGTGTTGAGGGAATATGGCAATATGTCGTCGGCGACGGTTCTGTTTGTCTTGGAACGGGAACTCCGGGAATCTCACCAACCCGGGGAGTACGGACTGTTGACGGCGTTGGGTCCCGGTTTCAGCTCCGAATTGATGTTGCTCCGATGGTGAAGGAAGGGGGCGGGGGATGTGAGCTTTTGGTTTCCGATGGTGATGGCCGGTCTGCTGTTGCAACGGGGGGCGGAGTTGCTTCTGGCCCGCAAACATACCCGCTGGATCCGTAACCAAGGAGGGGTGGAGGTGGGCCGGGAGCACTACCCGTTGTTGGTGGGGATCCATTTCCTGTTCTTTATATCCCTGACTTGGGAAGTGACCGGGACCGGCAGTCACCCCCCTGCTTGGTGGCCGGTTCCCTTCATTCTGTTTCTGGCAGCCCAGGGACTTCGGATCTGGAGCATTCACTCCCTCGGTCCCTATTGGAACACCCGGATCTGGGTGGTACCGGGACATCCCCGGGTGGTGCGGGGTCCCTACAAATACCTCT is part of the Kroppenstedtia eburnea genome and harbors:
- the coaA gene encoding type I pantothenate kinase, which encodes MKSPEGLSPYLTLNREQWKKLRASVSMPLTETELEDLRGINENLSLEEASEVYLPLSRLLNLLATSNRKMSEATRLFLGDLNPKIPFIVGISGSVAVGKSTTARVLQALLRRWPGNPRVELVTTDGFLYPNRVLEERGLMKRKGFPESYDLEGLIRFLADLKSGKEEVSVPLYSHLTYDILPEKKKWVRRPDIVVVEGLNILQNPCVGPVAPSVFVSDFIDFSIYVDADEEDIARWYVERFQVLRRTAFRDPNSYFRRYADLTEEEAVVTARRIWEEINRVNLLQNILPTRGRARLILTKGPDHVVRQVRLRKM
- a CDS encoding type III polyketide synthase → MPRIVSVGTAVPEHILPQEEAREFVRRLFEDSFDDIDRYLPIFENTRIHTRHLSRPRVWFEQDRGFAERNRIYIETACHLGEEAVSRCLDQAGISPAEVDHLFFVSTSGLATPSIDARMVKGLGLNRHVKRTPIWGLGCAGGASGLARACEYARAYPDSRVVLLAVELCSLTFRLNDRSKSNLVATSLFADGAAAVLVAGDAARIPGEWGERPAVLDTMTTTWPDSLDVMGWDVADDGLKVVFSRDIPGMVRKEVLPAVREFLERTGVAPGQVHRYIAHPGGAKVLKAYQEALELPGEALVHSREVLREYGNMSSATVLFVLERELRESHQPGEYGLLTALGPGFSSELMLLRW
- a CDS encoding isoprenylcysteine carboxyl methyltransferase family protein codes for the protein MSFWFPMVMAGLLLQRGAELLLARKHTRWIRNQGGVEVGREHYPLLVGIHFLFFISLTWEVTGTGSHPPAWWPVPFILFLAAQGLRIWSIHSLGPYWNTRIWVVPGHPRVVRGPYKYLSHPNYVVVVTELLVLPLLFGAYVTALTLSVLNLFVLLKVRIPLEEKALAEAAGGDGSGPDFGGD